ttaccatcctaaaagtaaaaaaaaacaaacactacatacttacctacagccgtctgtcctccagcgctgtgctctgcactcctcctgtactgtctgtgtgagcacagcggccagaaagcagagcggtgacgtcaccgctctgctttccggctgaccgaagctcacagccagtacaggaggagtgcagagcacagcgctggaggacagacggctgtaggtaagtatgtagtgtttgtttttttttacttttaggatggtaaccagggtaaacatcgggttactaagcgcggccctgcgcttagttacccgatgtttaccctggttaccagtgaagacatcgctgaatcggtgtcacacacgccgattcagcgatgtctacggggagtccagcgacgaaataaagttctggactttcttccccgaccagcgacagcacagcaggggcctgatcgctgctgccggtcacactggacgatatcgctagcgaggacgctgcaacgtcacggatcgctagcgatatcgtctagtgtgacggtacctttagcctttgttctaccagtaaggcAGAAGACTACTATAATTCAGTtaccagatgacagacctgagtgggaacttgctttttttgtggattgagttgaagcttttattgggaacaatttaacatttgggatcacatttttcccgcgctgaccacttactttgtgctttccatctaaatctctgagtgacgtgacagatgaaacccttgagggatccattcactataatgaggcagcagatttactctggactcagtctggcctctggtCAGCGGtgaccttttcagaagtgcacaaaactgtgcccAACAGCACTTTTATGGATTCCTAAAAAGAAGGACAACATCCTATGGTGTATACAAtacctccatctgcttcattatagggaatcttctgccagcggTTCTTTCTGAATTACGAATTTACACAGCGATGTAAGCGcttagcgcagagcgcaggataaatgtgctctgatccttactgcaatctttgggaggcagaatgaaaaaatgaacagcaggtgaagaattggttttatttatttttatgctgttcctcgtaTAATGTAATTAGGCGAATTTATTTCTCGGGTCGGTCCCATTACAGCaaaaccagatttatatcgggttctaacgtttggctgctgtcacacaccaaaagatAATTTTTATTGCGACAGCTAGTTTTTGCCTCACAATATTTAGacggctataatttttccatatttcggccgacagttgtattatggcttgttttttgcgggacgagttgacgtttttatcggtaccatttttaggcacattacattttttgatcactttctcacTTTCTATTCCATTATTTGAGAGGCAGGATAAACAAAAaccagaaattcaggaattgccttttgcgtttttttaaattttgttctgcgtgtggtaaaattgataaggcatgtTTATTCTACGGTTCTGTATAATTACAGCAATACCCCATTtacatattttcttatttttttggcgcttttaaacattaaaaactattttacaaaaaaattattatttttgcatgtcTTAATTCTGAGAGCAATAACCTTCTtagttttctgctgatggagctgtactgcagcttgttttttgcgggacaagatgatgttttcagccgtaccatttttatttacatttatctttttgattgcgttttattgcactttttgttcgacaatatgatgataaagcattgttttttgctttttgcttttttttttcagagTTCGCCgatggggttaactagtgagacagttttatagaacGGGTTGTTGCGGAAacggtgataccacatatgtgcactttcattgttttttttgtttttttacataaataaatgtatatattgaAAAACTATTTGTTGATTACTTGgggatttttatatatattttgacacttttcaatatttttttttactttttttacattgtcccaggatgggatatCACTGTACAGTATCATATCACTGATCTGATACTCTTCAATGCTTCTGTACGGCAGAGCATCAGACCAGCatttgacaggcagggaaggaggcatcccaggtcctgctctgagcaggcactgacagGCACTTCCATGAAGGACCCCAAATTGGCATGGAGCATGTTTTTTCTTAATTGAAAATCATGAATCATATCGCATGTTTGAATTTGTGTGAAACCACACATTTTAGAATTTGATCCTTCACAGAACGATCCACTCATTTCTACTTGATAGCACGATAATTCTTTACTTTAGATGCTGTAAATGAGGCTCTTTAAGTAATTTCTGTATAGTTGAGAATGCAAATTACTGCATTGAATTTTTTTACCACTAGATGGTGCTTTGAAATATTGAGCTTACACGTGCCTGCAGCTGGTGCTGTTACACCGTGTATTTACAGATGATAAATATCATTCAGTGTTTTTATGATGAATGTCCtgtagaaaataagaaaaaattccATAAGGTTAAAAATTAAACATATTTGTATGTGCCATGAGTTCCCACTATgaatacactaatttttttttgatGCTGTAAATTTTCTGCAACATTCCTACACTAATTAGAAATTTACATTTTATGCTACATTTTTTAGTAACTTTTTCTGCATTTTTATCTCTTTTTGGTTTGTCAAAATTTAAATATAACAGATTTGGAACTTCCTGTTCGCTGAGTCAGCTaactttgataaaactttattgataaagtcaTTCACTTGTTTCTGCTGTGGAAATCCACTGAAGATGCATATGCATTTTTTttctgtggattttctgcatctcTTTCAAATCTATGGggggaaatttgcaaaaaaaatacataattaCTGCAAGATAAATTGATATGTTGAGGATTTCCAAAACACCACAGCTCAATTATCCTTAATGTTATAAGGAAGCAAAATGGGCATGAGATATAAAATAAATCTCATCCATCTTGCTGGAACTGTGTTTTTTTATGTcaaaattatgcaaaaaaaaaaaaacgcaccaaaaactcgtCTTGGGTATTTAACCTAATATTCCAGATTATATTTCAAGCAAATCTATATATTGCTGACACttcaaataatattttaattaaatATGCTAGTAGCAATTTATGTCTGCCATTCTTCCAGATGCCATTTTGATGACAGTGGTGTGCAGTGTTACGAATGGGGTCTTGTACATAAAAACAAAAGGATTCCTACTTACTAATGTGGCATCACAAAAGTAGGCACCAGTAAATTGCAAGAAAAAACAAAGTCAATGTTACCCTTAAACCGCCGCCATGATGGCAAATTAAGCATTACATGCCATCAATTTTAGTCCACTTACTATAGTGTACAGATATGCTGGAAGGAAGAAAATACCTTTCTATTCTGTTAGACCCCTGAGGCAGCCCACCCCATGTATTTATCTAAAATTCTCTAATGGCACATTTAAATAGATATATCCAGCAAAAAGCAAAGGTatgaaatataacttttaatacaaCTTTGAAATCACCTTGTTTAGGGATATAATAACATCAAATCATTACTGTCATCAATCCAAAAGTGTATTTTGGACTTTAAATCGAAGCCTTATAAATATAAAAACACAATGCCATAGCACAAGAACTAAGAATGATCTCACCAATGCGTCAGAATAACATCCCGAGTAGTCCCAATTGAAAATCCTCAGATGCTAGTGAGACAATGATTCCTTGTTTAAATCCCTAATCGGAGAATACCCTGATGAGCTTCCTCaagaagctttattcttcagggGAGATGATAAACACTGAGAACCCTGGTCACTGGTTTATCTGCAGCATAGATCCTAACAGTGGTGAAGAAATCCTATGGTCTATGTTAGGCCAGGGTCTGACTTGCGtgcgcaatgcgagaaactcacgcatgtCTCTCGCATCAatcgccggcactcaggactggagcgttcagctgcatgtatttctatgcagccgtacGCTcaggtcccgagtgtcggcggcagtgccaggtattgatttctcgcattgcacacgcaagtgtgacctcggccttaggcAGGGATTTGTTAAGCCAGGGCAGCGATCAGGAAGAAGCCGCCGGGGACCTGTCACTCCATTTAGTCTCAAGCGCAGCTCAGTACCCAGCGGCTTTTaaagtactgtatttttcggactataagacgcaccagaccataagacgcaccccgaattttggggtggaaaatatcagaaaaaagatttttatgagatgggggtccatcttattgtccaaatttaaggtCTCTTACCTGAGGGCCGGTGGTGGTACAACGGGGTCACAGAAAGTGGTGTCCCTTCCTCAGAAATCCGGCGGCGGCAGAAATGGGGCATTGCTGTTGTCCCGGGGTGCGATGCTGCAGGTCCGGTGTCGGCAGTGAGGCAGAGCACCGGAGCAGAGTCCCTTCCTCAGGATAACAGAGGCAGAAATGTGTTCACGCTGCTGTCTGGTGTCCACCCTGCTATCCAGAGTCCATTTTCCTATAGCCGAGTGTATCCGAGATATCAATCTGCACACCCGTGGCCTCTGGGGGGCCATTTTCCTGAATGCTCCAGAGGCtcatggcttcaggaagatggccgcagggaaactgCTGATGCGCTCACCGTTGAAACCAGGCAGCAGCGTGGACAGCAGAGTGGACACCGAACAGCAGCATGGACACCGGGCCGCGGCATAGACACATTTCTGCACCTGCATCCTGAgggagggaccctgctcaggtgcattcCGCACCACCCACCGCCACAGCATCATCACACTTCTGCCACCGCTGATTCTACTCCCGCAAccccccggtaagcctgcattcacaCCATAACACacacccattttcctcccaaatttttgggaaaaaagtgtgtcttatagtgcgGAAATCACAGCCCCCCCTgacgaagcccacgcgaaacgcgcgtaggggtgcaCGTGCGGCCGACCAGACAGAGATGGGTAAGAAATAATCACGGAGTCTATGATATGATTCACGCATGCCATGGGAGGATATTGATAGTGTAGTATAGCACTATAGGTCACTATGACTCTGCTAAAACTCTTTATGGTTATCCCTTGTATGGGCATTTAAGGTATAAATGATACTTATAGCACGAGCACTTTatcaatgtattgttgttttcttgccCTGGTGTCCTGTCAGCCTGCACGTGGTGCTGCATCTGAGTCTTTCTTTAATGTAGCTTATGTCCTGTTTTTATGGTGTAATATACATTTTACAGTGCCATATATGTAATTGTTCATATAATAAATTTCTTGGATTTTATTATTCTTTGGTGGATTTTTTCACTCCAAATTTTCTTCTTGTTAAAAAACATTTCTGCACCTACATCCTGAgggagggaccctgctcaggtgcattcCGTACCACCCACCGCCACAGCATCATCACACTTCTGCCACCGCTGATTCTACTGCCGCAAccccccggtaagcctgcattcacaCCATAACATGCAccaattttcctcccaaattttttgggaaaaaagtgtgtcttatagtgcgGAAAATACGATATATTTTTCTGCAACACaatgtttcagagtcaaacataccaggCTGAGATCACACAGCCCATGCCAGGTACATGAcaccagctgtcaggttcccttgaaTAATCATTTTTTCAAAATCAGATACTTTAACTTCCAAATATATATTGCCTAATGTGTACTCTGGAAAACAGTTTTATTTCACAAACGTGGTTATTTACTGGTGCTACTGATTTTCGATAGAGAGCTGGAGTCCACAAATAGTGATAGATAGTGACTGTAGAGGGCTACTATACAAGAACTCTTACCACCTAGCTCACTATTAAGGTAGGTTCACCCAACCGTATTAAAAATCAGACAGAATTTCATCAGCAAAAGTAGGACGATTTTTCCCACTTGCCATCATTGTGAAGTATGTTCTTTTTACAGCAGAGGCtactaatcatttacaggaccatttacagtttattATGTTATGGATTAGCAATATATCTGCAAAAATCATTTGCTTATACTGTGGTTCTGCATGGcgggtgatttttttttccttgctcCCAGAGTTGAAGAGGTGAGTCTCATCTGATTTCCGGAGGAAAATCTTGCATGTTGCTATTTTTGTTTTACAGGCCGATTCGGTCAGTGAAGAAAATCGCTCATCTGCCGTGCCCCATTGAATGACATTGGTTTGAATGCGATCCATTTTATTAAGAGATAGCAATCGGACAAAAAATTTGATTgtgtgtgtaacaccccagggaacCGGTTGTtatagtgatgttgccttcctttcggggagggcgatatcatgcttggaggcaaggaggatttattttaccaggtaacgcacctacatacaacacatcctgaatccaggccagaagggggagctctgaacccggattcaaggGAGCTTTtccagctttaagtgttctggtctggaggaggagttagacagttgttCCAGGGAGACCAAAGAGTCAGTTCAGTCTGGAGAGACAGTGGAAGAGAGAGGAAGGAGAGCtgacagtggggccgtgcagccacgtgtgagctgtagctccaggaaaggaagagaaCTTGAAGGGTTGCATGTCAGTGAGTGTCAGAGGAATGGAGCATAGGAGCAGGAAAGCGCTtaaaggggaactgtgactgggcaccctcagagccaaagcgaaggaaccaggcaccgggagcctgaggctgtgttgtactccaggtcgcacggcagaaccggagggcataggactttatgtaatttgcttgcacccacacctgaaggtgcagcagtacactaaaAGTCCGGGTCAtgctagagaccctataaaaaggctcacaatgctcaccatatgggtaactgtcccaggacaggagagagaggactttgtacagaagctacaggcagcaaggacctcacatACGAgagcgagtaggaaggcttacggacctcacctgggagagggatcacctttgcctccaggccggccggaccatatcatcacctgttcctggtaccctggactgtggcctgctaccatcagtaaacaaggtaaagatgttacaactctgtgtcctccgttAAGTTGCCGGAATCCACCatccctgccaatacccactgggagccctgggggccCCGCTTCACatatgggaagcgtcaccatctttgttGCAGTAACATCAccgcagaggacccctttaagcagcgtcggtcccctctgactgagaaccacaaaCTTTATCAcaactcccttaaaagaccttccccttttaattgagtgctcagggccactgaccgggtcgcACACAccctgacatcccctttaattgtgaccggacccgtagccgagtaccccacagccctggcgggcaatCCATGTGCATGACCCCTTAAGGGGCTTGCCCAGGATAGGAGCTCAAGTCTGCTGTcagctctatgtgactgcagacttttgaatcttcGCATCGTGAGCACAGTGCTGGCTCAGTTCTTGTACCCATACCTCACATGGGAGCATTGAGGGATTAATGTTGTAATAGATATTCAGTTTATACTTATAGTGAATGCTTATTGAATTGACACCCTCAAATTGCAATGGGATGATTCTCTCAAATAAGTTTTTCTTAATAATATTAGTATTGTGATTCTTATTATTTTGTGCATCAGTATAAATATTTAACATTTAATTTATATGTCTTGCTTTAGAACCTGGAATATCCCTCATGCATGAGCATTTGAATAGTTAACTCGACTGCCACAGCTGCCTGGTGCACAGATTCCACTTACAAGCCAGCGCACATAGTCGAAAATGTGATAAATCTGGTCTCATGTCTGAACTGAACATTTCAAGTAACAACATCCGGGGGACGGCAATCCTTTCTTTCAAGCCAAATCAATTGCAGAGCAAGAAAGGAATTAAAACATGGAATGACCACACAAGCCAGCATACTGTGAGTAGGAGGGAGGTCTGTGCTGTGCAGCAACTCCAGCTCTGTAATCAGCAGCAGACATCAGCAGGTGAGACTTAGTTATCCATATGTAGCCAGCTATTTGTATTTTATGTATGGATCCAGCAGAGCCTAATTTGTGCCCACCTCATTGCTGCAGAGTAGTAATGTATCAAATTAAGTTATTGTATTAGGAGTACCTGCAGTACTAAAGGAAATCAAAGGCAATCACATACTCAGGTCTGCTACATATCAAATGTGTCATTCTGCATATCTATATATtgaaatctatatatctatatttaaAGAAATacaaggaaatatatatatatgtatatatatgtatatataaatgcaTCTCTTGTTCTATATATAGATGTGGATATATGTAATATATACCAtttatatgtagatagatagatagatacagctgCTCATTGATACCTGATATTATCTATAATTTTACTTGAAGTTATATAATGTAGCAAGGCTGTGTGATTTATGATTTATCAGTCTGCGTCACGGAAACAGTTAACAGTTATGACTTTGctacatctgtgttatatatgTCTTATCTCTATATGTTTTCCATTTAAACAATCATTTATAAGCGTTTCTGTCTTGTTCCATCTAAGTTTTCTATAAGTCACCACGCACTTTCTTCTTAAAGCCAAATATTGCTTTTCATGGTCCGGTCAGGGCTCGTCCATCCCTTTTGAATGCCTTGTTAATTGATGCATCTGTGGCTATTGGCTGGGGCTGCCCAGAGATTTGCATGAGCAGAGAGGGAGTGTCTGTGTCTTTAACACCAGGAACTAAATGACTGCAGTTTCATTGGGATTAAACTACCAAGGGAATGAAAGGATCACACAGCGCACAGGAATACTGAGCTGGCTTCTAAAGCCTTCGAACCTGGATATGGGGCAACAAGCCAGTCCAACCAGGACCAGCCCAAGCCGTGTACAGGTAGGTGATCTGACAGCACACATACTGTGCAACTAGTAGTTTTACCAATGTTTAGATAGCTAGCTCTGTGTAATTTCTAACCATGATGTGTGAATTGTGAAGGATGTTGTGTTATACTGGAATGAATGGCATTTACAAAGCAGTGATGACAGAAGAATAGTGAAAAAATGACattaattttacatttattatAGACCTAAGTGATAAATGTTAGCTTTAATTACTGAAAATATTTACAAATGTatttaagttattattattattattattatattgtatcatgcataattaataataataatacagcaaaCATGctagacaatattattattattattattattaatattattattattattatttatcgtcATTGCGGGATCTGTATTTATAGACATGTGTCTCTCTTTTCAGCACTTTGTGTTCCTGTGTCTGATTGTTGCCTTGGCTGGACCCACAATTAGTTCAGCAAGTTACAGCACAGCTTCTGAATTGTTATACATGCTACAGGAAGGATTACCCAAGGGGATTCTCATTGGAAACATTGTGCGTGATCTGCAGCTGGTTCTGTTAACTGACCCCCCTCTTTCATTCAGCCTGGCATCTAAAGGGCTAAGTGGGAAGTATGTGAAGCTTGATAACAGCACAGGGGAGCTGTACACATCAGCAGAGGAGTTGGACAGAGAAGCTCTTTGCCCACAGAACCCTGGTGTCCAGGACTGCGTCCTCCTTCTTGATATAATCATTTTGCCCCAGGAATATTTTAGGCTCGTCAAAGTAAAGATTGCCATCATTGATGTGAATGATAACGCTCCTTCGTTTCCAGTAGTGCAGATTTATATTACTGTCCCAGAGAATGCTCCTGTTAACACCAGGCTGGCTATAGAGCATCCTGCTTATGACCCTGATGGAGGACTGAATGGGGTCCAGACCTACAGGTTAGTGGACTACTACGGTGTATTTACATTAGATGTGGAAGAGAATGAGAGTGGGGAAAGGACACCCTACCTAATAATAATGGGGACCTTGGACAGAGAGGTCAAGTCTGAGTACAAAACTATAATTATTGCTGAAGATGGCGGCAACCCACCCCTTGTAGGATCTGCTACACTTTCTATTCTCATTAGTGATGTCAATGACAATTGTCCACAGTTCAATGAATCTACTATTAATGTGACTATTCCTGGAAATTCAAGTGTTGGTATGAAAGTAACCAAGGTACAAGCTGTGGACATTGATCTAGGTAGCAATGCAATAATAACGTATGCCTTCAGCGAACGTGTTCCGCAGTCTTCAAAAGAACTTTTCTATTTGGATGAAAATACAGGAGTAATAAAACTTTTCAAAAAAGTAGACGGCAACACCATTCAACAACATAAATTAACTGTACTTGGCAATGGTCCAGGCTGCATCCCAGCTGTTATGAGCGTATTTATTTCCATTACTAAAGTGGCACTCCGACCACCCGAAGTTGTACCCCGCTATATTGCGAATGAAGAAAATGGAATTGTTTATTTAAAGGAGTTAGAACCTGTTAATTCTCCGATTGCATTTTTTACTATCAAAGATCCTGATGGCAAGAACAAGGTAAATTGTTATTTAGAAGGAGAAGGACCATTCCGACTTTCTGCATACAAAACCTATACAAATGAATATTTGCTTGAGACTGCAAATACTTTAGATTATGAAACAAAACGAATATATAATATTTCAGTGGTTGCACTTAGTATGGATGGATCTAAAGTTAGGAAACCGATACAAGTGTATATTCTTGATGAGAATGACAATGCCCCTATTTTCACACAGCCCACCGTGGAAGTTACAATTGAAGAAAACAACCAACCTAATGCTTTTTTAGCCAAGTTACATGCTATTGATTCTGACAGTGGTGAAAGAGGTCAAGTTTCCTACTTTTTGGGACCTGATGCACCTTCATATTTTCTTCTTGATAAGCAAACTGGAATTCTTACAGTTACAACTATGCTAGatcgtgaagaaaaagagaaatacAGGTTCACTGTTAAAGCAAGAGATTCTGGCTACCCTCCAAGAGAATCCATAGCCACTGTTCATATTACAGTTCTAGACAAAAACGACAACAGCCCTCGTTTCATCAGCAAAGATTTCAGTTTTTTTGTTCCTGAGAACTTTCCGGGCTTTGGTGAAATTGGAGTAATTAGCGTCACAGATGCTGACTCTGGACAGAATGGCTGGATAGCCCTTTCTATAGTGAATGGAAGTGACATTTTTGTCATCGACACTGGCAAAGGACTCATGAGAGCAAAGGTATCACTGGATAGAGAACAACAGAGTTCTTATACTCTTTGGGTCGAAGCATCTGATGGAGGTGACCCCACTTTGTCTTCTACAGCTAAAATAACGATATTACTTCTGGATGTTAATGACAACCCCCCAATGGTCCTATTCCCACAGTCCAATATGTCATATCTTCTAGTCCTTCCTTCAACTCTGCCTGGTTCTCCTGTTACTGAAGTCTATGCTGTTGATAAGGACACAGGGATGAATGCAGTCATAGCATATAGTATTATAGGAAGAAGGGGGCCTAGACCTGAATCTTTTAGGATAGACTCCAAAACAGGAAACATAACATTAGAGGAGGCCTTAATGAGGGATGACTATGGCTTATATAGATTATTAGTTAAAGTAACTGACCATGGTTATCCCGAACCACTTTTCTCCACAGTTATGGTCAATTTGTTTGTCAATGATACTGTAACCAATGAGAGCTACATTGAGAACTTGTTAAGGAAAGATCCTGATATCAACATAGAAGAGAAGGAACCACAAATAGCAATTGAACCTACTCATAAAAAGATTGAAGCAGATTCCTGTGTCCCTACACTCGTCACTCTGTCAATATTTTGTTTGGGATCTGTCATTCTTGTCACTCTGATGGCAATGTATATTTGCTTGAGAAAAGGAAAGAAGGATCATAGAATAAATGAAAACTTGGAAGTTCAAATCCCACTAAATGGCAAAATGGACTTCCATATACTTGATAAAAAGCCAATTGAGATTTCtaacatttaaaacattttttttcctgatcAATACCTGTTGGAGGATGGAAAATTACAAATAACACAATGTGTTTGGAAATGGTTATCATGAAGGTCCACTAATTTATACCATATAGTAATATATATGTAAATATCTCTTTACAGCTTTTTTACTTAAAGCAACAAAacttgtaaagtttttttttatacatattgcATATAGCACTACTCTTTACTGAAGTCACATGTACAACTTACGTCTCTTACCTGCAAAACCAAATGCATCAAAGTTAGATGTTGGTTAGTTGATACCCAGCAGAGGGCCCAGAGCTATTGTGAAAAATagcatatattatatatttttaatgttttattgtcatATACCATTTGCATAAAATAAATGTAACCTTTCTATATTTCTactgaaatgcaaaaaaaaaaaaagagacaaatttGATACACTGAATGTATGTTATCGTACCTCAAGCTGTAAGGGAGAGAGTTAAAAAGGGATTAACAAGAAGTGCAATTCATTTACAAGCAAAGATTCATTAGTATTACACATGATGCAAGGTATTATGTAACCATGACTGGTTGCATTTGTGAGGGGTTTCTTATTATTCGCTGTATTTAGTGTGTGTGTGAGGGATATATCATCCACAGTATTtggaccttttttttattattattttggacgATATATGCACTTGCTTGACAATCATAACACACAATGCTTGTCTCTGTGAGTTTTCACTTTTATATTAACAAAGGATTGCTTGGTTTATATGTCATTCTCAATGTCTAAAAGAGCCAGACTGGTCTCCCACTGTTTAGCTTTTCATCTGGCTTACTATATGTTTTAGGTTGGAGATGTAGCACAGTGATATATTCTTTATTTATGCATTCTCTTTAGCGGTATCTCTTATATTTTTGGCCTTGCGTGGatggaattaaaacataacttttaagtgTAGTGACAGATTTTCCACAGCAGCAGATTTAGCAATACCCTTTATGGCGTGGTATAATATTTATTTGCTAGGCATTATTAAGCATTACGATCCCTAGACTCATATTCCATCAATTTAATTTCTGATTATTGAGTTGTGTAGTTAACATATAACCAGCCTCAGTCTGCTTCTCAAGGCGTCAAATGTAAGCACTGAATGTCCATGTGATGTTTCATTGTATATAGCAAGCAAAATGCTAatgt
The Ranitomeya imitator isolate aRanImi1 chromosome 3, aRanImi1.pri, whole genome shotgun sequence genome window above contains:
- the PCDH20 gene encoding protocadherin-20; the protein is MTAVSLGLNYQGNERITQRTGILSWLLKPSNLDMGQQASPTRTSPSRVQHFVFLCLIVALAGPTISSASYSTASELLYMLQEGLPKGILIGNIVRDLQLVLLTDPPLSFSLASKGLSGKYVKLDNSTGELYTSAEELDREALCPQNPGVQDCVLLLDIIILPQEYFRLVKVKIAIIDVNDNAPSFPVVQIYITVPENAPVNTRLAIEHPAYDPDGGLNGVQTYRLVDYYGVFTLDVEENESGERTPYLIIMGTLDREVKSEYKTIIIAEDGGNPPLVGSATLSILISDVNDNCPQFNESTINVTIPGNSSVGMKVTKVQAVDIDLGSNAIITYAFSERVPQSSKELFYLDENTGVIKLFKKVDGNTIQQHKLTVLGNGPGCIPAVMSVFISITKVALRPPEVVPRYIANEENGIVYLKELEPVNSPIAFFTIKDPDGKNKVNCYLEGEGPFRLSAYKTYTNEYLLETANTLDYETKRIYNISVVALSMDGSKVRKPIQVYILDENDNAPIFTQPTVEVTIEENNQPNAFLAKLHAIDSDSGERGQVSYFLGPDAPSYFLLDKQTGILTVTTMLDREEKEKYRFTVKARDSGYPPRESIATVHITVLDKNDNSPRFISKDFSFFVPENFPGFGEIGVISVTDADSGQNGWIALSIVNGSDIFVIDTGKGLMRAKVSLDREQQSSYTLWVEASDGGDPTLSSTAKITILLLDVNDNPPMVLFPQSNMSYLLVLPSTLPGSPVTEVYAVDKDTGMNAVIAYSIIGRRGPRPESFRIDSKTGNITLEEALMRDDYGLYRLLVKVTDHGYPEPLFSTVMVNLFVNDTVTNESYIENLLRKDPDINIEEKEPQIAIEPTHKKIEADSCVPTLVTLSIFCLGSVILVTLMAMYICLRKGKKDHRINENLEVQIPLNGKMDFHILDKKPIEISNI